DNA sequence from the Methanobacteriaceae archaeon genome:
TGGATAAAAAAAGAAACTGAGGTTAAAAATATGGAAAAAACCCCATTTTCTGAGATTAAAAATAGGATGGCTCGTTTTAAGGATTTAATGTCATCATCTAATCCTGAATGGGACATGGCAGTTGTCTTCAGCAACATTAACCTTTTTTATTTCACCGGGACCATGCAGGATGGGATGCTGTTAATTCCACGGGATAAGGATGCCACATTCTGGGTGAGGCGGAGCTACCCGAGGGCTGTGGATGAATCTTTTTTTCCTGATATCAGGCCAATGAATAGCTTCAGGGATGCTGCCCAGAGCATGGATAATTGTCCGGATACAGTTTATCTTGAAACAGAAGTGTTGCCACTGGCTTTGTATCAAAGGTTTCATAAACACTTCCCTTTCAAAAATTTCAAACCCGTTGACTCATACATTTCAGCTTTAAGGGCAGTTAAAAGTAGATACGAGCTTTCTAAACTTCGTGAATCAGGCAGGATTCATCAGCATGTTTTGGAGGACGTAGCACCCGCTCTACTCTGTGAAGGGATCAGTGAAGCAGATCTGTCAGCAAAACTTTTTCAAGTCTTAATTGAGGAGGGTCATCATGGTTTAACCCGTTTTGGAATGTTTGACACTGAAATAGTGGTGGGACACGTTGGCTTTGGAGAAAATTCCCTATATCCAACTTATTTCGATGGTGCCAGTGGAAATCGCGGTTTAAGCCCTGCAGCACCTGTGCTGGGAAGCAGGCACAGGAAACTTAAAAAAGGAGACTTGGTGTTCATTGACATAGGCTGTGGGGTGGACGGTTACCATACCGATAAAACCATGACCTACATGTTTAAAAGTCCACTCCCTGAGCATGCTATTTACACCCATCAAAAATGTGTGGAAATACAAAACGAGATAGCAGCAATGTTAAAACCTGGCAATATACCCTCCGAAATCTACTCATCTATAATGAATAGCCTTGACGATGATTTCCTCCAAAATTTCATGGGTTTTGAAGATCGCACCGTAAAAT
Encoded proteins:
- a CDS encoding aminopeptidase P family protein; protein product: MEKTPFSEIKNRMARFKDLMSSSNPEWDMAVVFSNINLFYFTGTMQDGMLLIPRDKDATFWVRRSYPRAVDESFFPDIRPMNSFRDAAQSMDNCPDTVYLETEVLPLALYQRFHKHFPFKNFKPVDSYISALRAVKSRYELSKLRESGRIHQHVLEDVAPALLCEGISEADLSAKLFQVLIEEGHHGLTRFGMFDTEIVVGHVGFGENSLYPTYFDGASGNRGLSPAAPVLGSRHRKLKKGDLVFIDIGCGVDGYHTDKTMTYMFKSPLPEHAIYTHQKCVEIQNEIAAMLKPGNIPSEIYSSIMNSLDDDFLQNFMGFEDRTVKFLGHGIGLQIDELPVIAERFDEPLQEGMVFAVEPKKGIKGIGMVGIENTFIVTPQGGQCITGNNPGLIPVF